From Rhodothermales bacterium, a single genomic window includes:
- a CDS encoding cysteine desulfurase produces the protein MDLIYLDYNATTPVDPAVVARMTPFFDRHYGNPSSKGHAYGWAAAEAVEVAREELAELIGADPERITFTSGSTESLNTVIKGVVDPSSRGKRHIVTTIAEHSAVVESCRSLERDGVRVTYLPVDANGLVSREDIENAMSEDTVLVAVMWANNEIGSIHPIEEIARAVRERDILFLTDATQAVGKVPVSVDSVDLLTCSAHKFYGPKGVGALWTRPGVRVRPLLHGGSQEDGLRSGTLNVPGIVGIGAAASVARNRLEVDAARHRIQRDRLENELQSAIEGLRVNASGEDRLPQTSSLTFPGVRAANLLTELRGLALSAGSACASGSGKPSRVLKAIGLSDSDALATIRFSLGRFTTDEQLDTAITMVVEAYRKVQAAAPSPVAQQ, from the coding sequence ATGGATCTGATCTACCTCGACTATAACGCCACTACGCCGGTTGACCCCGCGGTCGTCGCTCGTATGACGCCCTTCTTTGATCGGCACTACGGAAACCCGTCAAGCAAGGGGCACGCATACGGGTGGGCGGCAGCTGAGGCCGTCGAGGTCGCCCGGGAGGAGCTTGCGGAACTGATCGGTGCCGATCCCGAGCGTATCACGTTTACGTCGGGTTCCACAGAATCGCTCAACACCGTGATTAAGGGGGTTGTCGATCCGTCGTCCCGGGGTAAGAGGCACATCGTCACGACCATCGCCGAGCACAGCGCCGTCGTCGAATCATGTCGTTCGCTGGAACGGGATGGAGTCCGCGTAACCTATCTACCTGTCGACGCCAATGGGCTCGTCAGCCGTGAGGATATCGAGAACGCGATGTCGGAGGACACGGTACTCGTTGCGGTGATGTGGGCGAACAACGAGATCGGCTCAATTCATCCGATTGAAGAGATTGCGAGGGCCGTACGCGAACGAGATATCCTCTTTCTCACGGACGCGACCCAGGCGGTCGGGAAGGTCCCCGTCTCGGTAGATAGCGTGGACCTTTTGACGTGCAGCGCTCACAAGTTCTACGGTCCCAAAGGCGTGGGTGCACTGTGGACCCGGCCGGGCGTACGAGTGCGACCGCTGCTTCATGGCGGCAGTCAGGAGGACGGCCTTCGCTCCGGAACGCTCAACGTACCGGGTATCGTCGGGATCGGCGCGGCAGCGTCCGTCGCCAGAAACAGGCTTGAGGTCGACGCCGCGAGACACCGGATCCAGCGCGACCGGCTGGAGAATGAACTACAATCAGCCATTGAAGGCCTGCGTGTTAATGCGTCAGGCGAAGACCGACTTCCACAGACATCAAGTCTGACATTCCCGGGAGTCCGTGCAGCCAACCTGCTCACAGAACTCCGTGGGCTCGCGTTGTCCGCGGGCAGTGCGTGCGCAAGTGGATCCGGAAAGCCGAGTCGGGTCTTGAAGGCGATCGGTCTCTCGGACTCCGATGCCCTCGCTACTATTCGCTTCAGTCTCGGCCGGTTCACAACCGACGAGCAGCTCGATACGGCGATCACAATGGTCGTAGAAGCCTACCGGAAGGTGCAGGCGGCCGCTCCTTCGCCCGTTGCGCAACAATGA